The following nucleotide sequence is from Aedes aegypti strain LVP_AGWG chromosome 3, AaegL5.0 Primary Assembly, whole genome shotgun sequence.
tgttttacgttaaaactactaCTACCACAAGATTTACTCATGACCCGacgcgcaatctataaacttcattcaatgaacaacaatgcatatggtTACAAAATGTgtgtttaatacaatcaatatttttggacggttttcatttattgaatttatttattcattattactgaattcaaagatatgtcgaagaataaTTCAGTTGTCAGAAatcgtattataaaagaaaattcctgatTAATAACCTGGACTTATTattaataaagctgagtatcaggctcggttccagtagggaagtaatgtcaggaaaatgaagaataataagaagaagagtatacgtaacctttttttgGTAGcttctaaattcgacatgctgagtggtatcaaggtgaaaaattcactCTACTACTTAAACTCAAGATGGCgttaaaatccaagatggccgccagattttatcactcaaaataatattcttattctttactcgactcgaataaaacaccaaaggttgaaaacttgtttctttgttgatgttgatgatgaaaaatgatgtttgtattgattgcactcgccatatacgtcaaaatcgtataacatgatttagaaaatcgttcatatcatagggtaaataccattgctcacctagtttctgtagcctatcttaagcaatttttcctcagctttctgatggtgatctcagaattcaaaacaagcggtgcgctaatggtgaaacaacgatttttctaataaaattcaaaatggcggccaaattcaaaatggccgtcaacatttttttaagtttaaatgaaagctatatcctttctctatatgatgccactaagtttactatgtgttccaagcgaaatatgagacatatcatgtgaagaaatacccaagatttatcaaaaaaagggttttttctcaaactgttcagctagctggcgtacgaggggtctaccaatttgagaaatcagaaaggaccacccttaagttttatcgaaaactagcgatcagtgacataaaattgtaattctaacgatgggtgccgatggcggcctggtttcagcgagaattgctcaactgtggaagtgctcattgaacactaaactgagaagcaggctctgtcccagtggagacgttaatgccatgaagaagaagaagttgttcagcaacattgtaaATTAAAGGTCTACTGTATGTATTTCTTACCTATTAGCAGTTAttctttttctgaaaatattgattATACCATTAATTTCGAACTTTTTACCCACCTTACATGACGGTAGTATTAAActcatttcaaaacttttttccgTTAGatgcacggaaaataaaataagtaaaagaaaaatatatatttttttttccaaaagtgctgtaaaaattgtactttttattattatcaaaaattGTTAACCAAAAGCGGCTTGAAGAAAAAATAGAAGAATAAGCATgtccataaataaaaatttaaacataaaaaaCCGACATTCATAAACTCGCTATTGAATATAAAAGAATGCCCAAAACATGTTTAGATCaatttttgatagtaaaaaatgacattaaaaaaaacaatttaaattaaatttaaataaaatttgagtACAAGAGATTTATAAGGAAGCATCTGTAAACAGTGTGTACGTGTATGAAGATTAAATTGTTTCATTACCTTGTCAGCCTTAAAattcagatgaaatttgaagaatttatgcGTTTTCCAAGGAATGCTTATTCCTCCCCATTAGCGAAACTGCCCCTACATTCTAGTCACTTTCTCGTTCTTTGCCCCTTTCCTAACATCTGTCTTCCCATTTCCAGCTTGGATCCTTGGGGTGTTCTTCTGCAAGACCGTATCCTATCTTCAGGGCGTTTCGGTGTCGGCATCGGTCAACACGCTGATGGCCATCTCGATTGAGCGCTGCGTGGCCATTTCGTTCCCTATCTCCGGTACCATCACCACCAGGTGAGTGATTTTTCGGTCTCAATTTTGCACGCAAATTTTCAATTACCTACCATTAGGAACTCGCATTATCGGGCGCCACTGACTGTAATGGTggttttttgtgtttgtgtgaCAAATGATGGGAATcattttgcatattttgtacCATTGCAGACAGTACCGGGTGATTGTTACCGTCATCTGGATGATAGCGCTGGGTATCAATCTTCCGTGGTTGTTCGTTTTTACGTTGAAACCGATAGGCATTCCGGGCAGTTTGGCGCAGGTGAGTTTTCTAGAGGGGGTGGCGTATTTTGCATAATGAAAGTTTCGCGTAAAGCAGTTTGAAGAAGATATATACTTATTTAGTATCAGTTACAGAATAACTTCAAGCGTAAATGCTTTCCCTCTTCCTTTTTTCACCGTAGATTTGCACCGAACTATGGCCTTCCCCGGCATCGGAGAGCTGGTACTTTCTGTTTGCCAATCTTTTCCTGTGCTACCTGGGACCCCTCATTGTGATTTCGATTTGCTATGTCATCATCTGGAAAAATGTCGCCTATCGGAAGCTCCCACGTGACCTGATTATCAGCCGGAAAAACGAAGTCTACAATCGAAGCAAGGTGAAGGTAAGTGTGCTGTTCCTTTATTTCCGGTTTtcataggctgaccatacgtaccgtatttaacgggacagtaccgttttcatcccctcgacggactgtcccgtcgttttatggaaaatgctcgaattatcccgtattttaggaaatggagaattggcacataattttcaacaccagtaaaaaaataaaaaataacaaacagtttttagaaatatttcagagtttattGTCTTACTCTTTTATTTTACAAGCAATAATTAGTTTCTCAAACAGAGTTAAACTTGATCCGTACATGCTTCTGCTTAACTTTTTGCGTATTATTACTCATAATAGTGCCAAATTTTGGttgatttccaaaatacggatcTTCATAAGATCATTATTCATATGATActaaaatgaaaaagaacaactatgtgtttacttctgatacgcaattgattggattaactgtttaaaaagtggatttatttttgaatttgaaaaatttaaaagtgtaacgattttttttaggaaattcttaaaaaaaacgctGCTTTTTGGAAATCAAGGTtcttaaatgatttttattgaatcatacagACATGTAGCTTGGGATTGCATAATCTGGTTCTGCTACTTTCGCTCGAATGgcggtttcccgaatgtcgttctccCAAAGCCAGTTTCCATAATGCTAGTTCCTCGAaaaccccgtttccccgaatagctcaGTTCTCCGAACAGTTctaacactcataattgtcataaccttttgcatttcaaggtggtgaacaatatgtattttgggcaatatgtatttagtggagaatgatcaaatatctccttctttggtagcttatcgatctttctaattcaacactatctcactacccgagcagaagcaatgttctgaccattaaatcgagatattgatttgattgaaataagagataaaagatctgaagataatatcaaaattgtatTCCTGGAACTTTTGAGCCATAGCTAAATTTTATGTCGCAAGATCTAAggaatagctcgctgatattggtgagatcttataaaagctaaatatgatatgctaatagtattccagaagtaaattttagatattattttcggatattttatctcttatatctttcATGTTAATATCACTTTCgtatgtccatatcaaaatttgctatgacttagcttttttcgcctgctcgggtaaAGACTATTATTGCACTTTTTAGAGCTGCATTACTTTACAAgggaacgggtcattcggggaaatggcttcggagaaacgggcctttcggggaaaagtagcacaatcgcataatctatgtcttttaaaattgtcccgtttttgttttttatttgtcccgtttttatctggttggcttatggtcagcctaggTTTTCATTTTTTGATGGCTACTTTTTCCCTCTCTCCATCAAATAGGTCATCAAAATGGTATTCGTTGTAATCATCACTTTCGCCATCTCGTGGCTTCCGTTGTACACTATTTTCTGCTTCGTCAAGTTTGCTGGCGATCTGATATACGATGAGTCAGGTAAGTTGCGGTAGTCGGTACAGTACCTTATACCAAAATAGCCCTCAACCGTTCTCAACAGATTATCTCTCGACAGTTCAAGCCATCATCTTTGGAATCCTGCCAGTAGCGCAATGGCTGGGAGCGGCCAACTCGTGCATCAATCCCATCCTGTATGCATTTATGAATAGGAAATTTAGGGCCGGTTTCCGGCATTTGTTCCGGTCCTGTTGCAACAACGAAGACGATGACTGGGACCAGCCGACAACGGTGCTACGAAGTGACGAAACACGTGATCTGGTGCTCCGGCGGATACGAACCGAGAGGCATTTTGTCCGAAATGGAACCAGAAACGGCCTCGGGCCACCGCACTGTAACTCTCTTCGGTACAGTCGTTCAACGAAGGTATCAATCCAGTCCCATCTAGTCGATTGAGCATACAATCGTTTCGATTTTTGCCAACTTCCCTTAGAGTTTTATCACCTAGCTGTTATTCCGTTTGCATTATAGAAGATGGACGGAAGTAAATCGTAAGAGAACAATACActcagtacaaaaaaaaacgttaaacGTAATGGAAAATACATACTTGGGTCAGAATATTCCGCGGGGTCAATGGAAGCAAGCggtaaaaatcagtaaaaacgTTTCAGAAATAACATCACATAAAGTTTTAAACTAGCAGAAAGAATGTTAACGGCACCCAATAAAACCGAAAATCTATTTTCGTACGTATTTTGTGATATTTAGCTCAAAGTGCAGAATATTTATGAACGTTCtccattttaaaataaattcaacTCCAAGGATTCCGAGAAGGTATAATCGGTTAATTGTGAAAGAAATCCTCAGGTAGATTTatggtgaagataaatcgaagccatacctcaaattttcaaaagcacggatctggagaaccaaacatccgtttaagctgaatacttaatcgattggtcactcgctggtggtgaccaatcgattaagttttcagctcaaacaggtgttcggttctccagatccgtgcttttgaaaatttgaggtttggcttcgattcatcttcaccttatagCCGTAAAAATGCCCTGCATGTAAACCCACACGGAGAAAAATCAACCTAGagttatttttaaaccaaaattGGTTGTTTTGAGTTtaagattttgtttgaaaatagctTGCTTTATTGGTTGTTTCAATCTGAAACATGTGTGTACTTATAAGGTGTATTATGGTTGCtccaaactaaaattttaggtAATTCTAACGAACAACTAGTTTGTTTCTACCAAAATATATGTTTGTTTCTctaattattttttagttttgaagtaATAGGTTGATTCAACAATTACAATACATTGAAACAAACTAAGATTTTGATTGAATCAAAAACAACTAATATTTTAGTTTGCAATAAAACAACTTCATGTGTTGTTTCTGTTCTTGTTTTGGCACGCAGTTAATTCTAATTTCCACCATCTTTTTACACTTGCCGGATGAAATTAACACTTAAAAGGAATCCGTTTTTTTTATCAGTGAAAAGTTATTCAAACGTTTGTATATTTGCCTCTGATCATACCTGGaggtaatttgattgattataTATTCTGTGTTTATCTTATTCAGCCAAcatgcttttatttttcaagttcgCAGCTAAAACCATCAACCTAAGGGCAATGAAAAATCTTGCAGCTAATTCTTAAACTTAAGTTTCCAATTACTCAGAAAAATATAGATTTTCGCACAATTGTTTGGATGTATTGATTTTGGATccaaaaatattacatttttctaGAGTGAACTTTTCATGGAGAAAGTGGACCCGAAAGAAAGACCCGAATTCTTATCCTGAAGGAACAATTCTTGCCGGCTACAACTTTGGTTTGATCATAGAAGCTATTTATCTATATTTTAGTTTTGGCTGATTAGTAGATTAAAGAACAAAAAATAGTATTCTACACTACACAACACTACACTagataaaattgaaacaaaacatgttataatttgaacaataatgtaactcattatgtttcaaatcaaacacaaatataactcattttgtcaTTATTCATAAatgaattttaacaaaaaaaattatgttCTTTACATGAATAAAAGCACATGTGCTTAGCATCTTGCATCGTATCACGaactgtgttataattatgtttaaaaatttaaacaaatttagaACAGCCTTTgctattataactgattttgttttaattacaaCAATGTCCTTCATCAACTCAACGTGAatgtacaaaaatgaaacaaaatatgatattttaacatatcttgatataattgtaataCAATTTTATAGTAATCCACAACATTTGTTCGCTACCAGACCAGTTTCGATGgggctccagaaataccttcagcaattaaatcaggaattttgccagggattcctccaaggactaTTCCAGGAATATGACGGAATAtcttcagtgattcctccatagattcctaCAGTAAAATTTTCACtagaatttctgcagggatttctccaaggattcctcggggaacttttccaaatattatTTCTGGTACTCCTCCTgatattcctccaaaattttagacacccgaccagaaccacataacaagattatagcGTATTAGTagagttaaaaataacagaatttgATATATTTTGGTATCAAGATGGCTTGTTCTTAACTtgtaatatttttgacatcgtaTTTGtgagtttgttgcaaataacatccgatgtcatgaacaataacataatttgctaaaaattttgtcattttttaaaACCCTGGTAACACATTCTGTagtaattatgttataattttaataggatttgctatattttacttttgtttggtgcacattttgttagaatttttgttattttaactactcacggtatatgttttataacaactggtgatataatcAGTGttatgaaaaactcaatttctcataaaccACACATgggatttttcatgcgtgagttgtcagtcacgcaactcagcagtcaaaaaatcttggatgagttggctcacctttttgactcattggtctcgtatttccacagtttactcacacacggcaataatttcttgaaagtgtgataaaattatagtaatcctttctaacgtaaacaacaacattcgggttttcCGAgcttttgccgggttttgcgactgaatcatatttacggtttgagttgattttgcatctaaatctcaagcgtgagatttgcgaagctgatctctaatgagtttgctctcacgggagagcgtattgattgagatttgagtgtgagtctatcaacactggatataaggcagcccacagacgctcagacggtttgaccaacattgactccgcccccaagttagtcaaaccgacttATGTTGCTACAACCGTTTGACCAACTGTCAAAGttggttgcagcaacacgatatttTTTCGCATGTTTTTGGACTTGCCGAgagtctagtgaatatgtgattgttatttttttgaatgcTGTGGCTGTGAGGGAGAATCTTTTCGCGATTTTCTGGCAATAATCGCAGTAAGGAAGAGAAGAACTTTCAACATTTAAGTATCGGAAGAAATCAATATTtaagaggaattccagttatagCTCGTACGATATACGGCAAAACTCATAAATCATGACGGGTCTCTTTCGGGaaatattctgagcagtcattgatatgggaatgggcaagggatttttttttttcaaacattctatccagaatcttttaatcgtttcctctagttattctgctttgaagtttttccaggaatccataagctatactaaggattccaccaaaagcTCTTCTTGCGATTCTACCAcggattttatcaataattcctttagaaatttatccacagattcaaccagaaatttctccgaggaaCATTCTTCAGACATACCTTcaggtggaatttttccaaggattcctttagacttagaggttcctctacaaattattgtggatttcaaccactgattctttcagagatctgtccaaaaaaatcccaaggaatttcttcagggcttACTCCAAAGCTGccaagaagaattcatccagattgttataacaattttttcaaagatttcttcagaaatatctctagaagttagttccaaggattccatcacgcaTTACCCAGGAATCGtatcacgaattctttcagatacttctcaagagatttctaaaaaaaatcatcaccagaaattcccccaaggatttcaccagtaCTTTTTTAAGGTGCTCAATTCcatccagtatttcttgaaggattttttccaaggaatctaccagaaattaccttagagaatttttcagaaactcctccagggattgctttaaaagatcttccagaaatatactaaggaatctctccaggaaactctctaggaattaatctattgatttctttggtgataccaccaagaatttctaaagatttatctccatggattttttttttttcagaaatgaaaaaataatctttaaggTCTACTTTAGGGAATCATTCTGAGGAATTTAGAGACATATGTTGTTAGAAACTCTGAGTAAATGTCAGTTtactccctggaggaatttatgataatcctgaagcacaatcctagtaacacctttgaagtattttatggttgaacttctggcgaaactctggtagatttttctagtggtaattctagcgaaactctagtgatattcccagtgttaacgctagaagaactccttgtgaaattccttaaaaaacttcTCTCGTGAAAAATTACAGGTGATATAATTATGGAAAATACAGTTGAAGTATCTGAAGGAATTAATAAAggaatctttataggaaattgTGGTCAAATCGCATATGAAATTCGTTATTGGGTAATTGGAGTTCATCTTGATGGCATCCACGAAGGAACCTcccagaggaatccctgaaggaattcctgttttgaatcccaggagCAATTCCTGATGGAGTCACTGGATGATATACTGGTAGATTCCCAAATTACAGGTAAAACTATTATAATACATTTCTGGTAATATCGCTGAAGGGTTcctgaaaacccccaagaatccctgaagttattccacgagaaattccttgaaaaatctggagaaatcccttgaagatTTCCGGGATtgatttcttaaggaaatccGGGAGGAGC
It contains:
- the LOC5578735 gene encoding neuropeptide SIFamide receptor isoform X1: METNLINCSTSIGSHQNNWTCFVVHYEPESMASPSLSTTTTLANLSQSQFDELEAEVEVDYDDPLVIDPAYELRYGLVGTVLLSVAYALIFIVGLLGNISVVIVVKKSTMMRSPTNRFIVNLAYADLLVNFLCLPFTLIGNIYPAWILGVFFCKTVSYLQGVSVSASVNTLMAISIERCVAISFPISGTITTRQYRVIVTVIWMIALGINLPWLFVFTLKPIGIPGSLAQICTELWPSPASESWYFLFANLFLCYLGPLIVISICYVIIWKNVAYRKLPRDLIISRKNEVYNRSKVKVIKMVFVVIITFAISWLPLYTIFCFVKFAGDLIYDESDYLSTVQAIIFGILPVAQWLGAANSCINPILYAFMNRKFRAGFRHLFRSCCNNEDDDWDQPTTVLRSDETRDLVLRRIRTERHFVRNGTRNGLGPPHCNSLRYSRSTKVSIQSHLVD
- the LOC5578735 gene encoding neuropeptide SIFamide receptor isoform X2; protein product: METNLINCSTSIGSHQNNWTCFVVHYEPESMASPSLSTTTTLANLSQSQFDELEAEVEVDYDDPLVIDPAYELRYGLVGTVLLSVAYALIFIVGLLGNISVVIVVKKSTMMRSPTNRFIVNLAYADLLVNFLCLPFTLIGNIYPAWILGVFFCKTVSYLQGVSVSASVNTLMAISIERCVAISFPISGTITTRQYRVIVTVIWMIALGINLPWLFVFTLKPIGIPGSLAQICTELWPSPASESWYFLFANLFLCYLGPLIVISICYVIIWKNVAYRKLPRDLIISRKNEVYNRSKVKVIKMVFVVIITFAISWLPLYTIFCFVKFAGDLIYDESVQAIIFGILPVAQWLGAANSCINPILYAFMNRKFRAGFRHLFRSCCNNEDDDWDQPTTVLRSDETRDLVLRRIRTERHFVRNGTRNGLGPPHCNSLRYSRSTKVSIQSHLVD